The following proteins come from a genomic window of Hymenobacter canadensis:
- a CDS encoding helix-turn-helix domain-containing protein, protein MLSHGQVVRLIFGLKLRELRQERGFTPAELARACDVSVSYLNEIEKGKKYPKADKILGLSKVLGVTYDQLTSLTLSRRLEPISELLQSDLLKEFPLEMFGLDPLRIVELIADAPAKMNAFISTIFEIARNYEMRQESFFLAALRSYQEMHDNYFEELEQDVRTFCGEQNLSTQAPFDTTQLERVLSQKYGYRLNREKLAEYAALGRLRSVFQPKTRTLLLRPGLSKAQESFVLGREVAFNYLNLKERPYVNATFPVHSFDEVLNNFKASYFAGALLMEEESLVRDLQDFFGQATWQPERLQAMLTKYDVSPEMFMQRITNLLPRYFGIQSLFFLRFDQPDADAAYLLTKELHLSRLHNPHGNELHEKYCRRWVSIRLIREAREQAAGPAPSFVLGAQRSRYPNEDEYLCLSLARAGTATEPAVSVTVGLLCDDNLRQKVQFLSDPAIVQKRVNETCERCSIADCEVRAAPPVEIARRQRQQEAADAIAALVNGE, encoded by the coding sequence ATGCTAAGCCACGGTCAGGTTGTCCGACTTATTTTCGGGCTGAAACTGCGCGAGCTGCGCCAGGAACGCGGCTTCACGCCCGCCGAGCTGGCCCGCGCCTGCGACGTGTCGGTATCCTACCTCAATGAGATTGAGAAAGGCAAGAAGTACCCCAAGGCCGACAAGATTCTGGGGCTGAGCAAGGTGCTGGGCGTCACTTACGACCAGCTCACGTCCCTGACGCTAAGCCGGCGGCTGGAGCCGATTTCCGAGCTGCTGCAGTCGGATCTGCTGAAGGAGTTTCCGCTGGAGATGTTTGGGCTGGACCCGCTGCGCATCGTGGAGCTGATTGCCGATGCCCCGGCCAAGATGAACGCCTTCATCAGCACCATCTTCGAAATAGCCCGCAACTACGAAATGCGGCAGGAAAGCTTCTTCCTGGCCGCGCTGCGCTCCTACCAGGAGATGCACGACAACTATTTTGAGGAGCTGGAGCAGGACGTGCGCACCTTCTGCGGCGAGCAGAACCTGAGCACCCAGGCTCCCTTCGACACCACCCAGCTGGAGCGCGTGCTCAGCCAGAAATACGGCTACCGCCTCAACCGGGAGAAGCTGGCGGAGTACGCGGCGCTGGGACGGCTCCGGTCGGTGTTTCAGCCCAAAACCCGCACCCTGCTGCTGCGGCCGGGTTTGAGCAAGGCGCAGGAGTCGTTTGTGCTGGGCCGCGAGGTGGCCTTCAACTACCTCAACCTGAAGGAGCGGCCCTACGTGAATGCCACGTTCCCGGTGCATTCCTTCGATGAGGTTCTCAACAACTTCAAAGCCTCTTATTTTGCCGGGGCCTTGCTGATGGAGGAAGAAAGCCTGGTGCGCGACCTGCAGGACTTTTTCGGGCAGGCCACCTGGCAGCCGGAGCGCCTGCAGGCCATGCTCACCAAGTATGACGTGTCGCCGGAGATGTTCATGCAGCGCATCACCAACCTGCTGCCGCGCTACTTCGGCATCCAGAGTTTGTTTTTCCTGCGCTTCGACCAACCCGACGCGGATGCGGCGTATTTGTTGACCAAGGAGCTGCACCTGTCGCGGCTGCACAACCCGCACGGCAACGAGCTGCACGAGAAATACTGCCGCCGCTGGGTGTCCATCCGCCTGATCCGGGAGGCGCGGGAGCAGGCCGCCGGCCCGGCGCCGTCTTTTGTGCTGGGTGCCCAACGTTCGCGCTATCCCAACGAGGACGAGTACCTGTGCCTCTCGCTGGCCCGCGCCGGCACGGCCACCGAGCCGGCCGTAAGCGTCACGGTGGGTTTGCTCTGCGACGACAACCTGCGCCAGAAGGTGCAGTTCCTCAGCGACCCGGCCATTGTGCAGAAGCGCGTAAACGAAACCTGCGAGCGGTGCTCCATTGCCGACTGCGAGGTGCGGGCCGCGCCGCCCGTAGAAATTGCGCGCCGCCAGCGCCAGCAGGAAGCTGCCGACGCCATTGCGGCCCTGGTAAACGGCGAGTAG
- the mltG gene encoding endolytic transglycosylase MltG → MTVSARRRLILLLLVLLLLSGGAALYGAWRVLWQPNVAESPYGAAYLYIRTGAGWPAVRDSLQRQELLLDPGTFEWLATQRDYPTKVRPGRYRLAPGLGNAELLDMLLAGRQDTVAFTLDAFKYKPQLTRQISRQLEADSLELRRLLQDNAYLRRRYQLDTTTILTLFLPGPYRAFWNTSARTFLDSAAATHRRFWTAQRRQRADSLELTVPQVHVLASIVQRETAKKEDKPVIAGVYLNRLRRGMRLQADPTLLWAIGNFGVKRVLNRDKLVDSPYNTYRHKGLPPGPITSANRQSLDAVLQPAAHRYLFFCARADLSGFSDFAETYADHRQNARRYQHALDSLGVKR, encoded by the coding sequence TTGACTGTTTCCGCCCGTCGTCGCCTGATTCTCTTGTTACTGGTTTTGCTGCTGCTGAGCGGCGGTGCGGCGCTGTACGGCGCGTGGCGCGTGCTGTGGCAGCCCAACGTGGCCGAGTCGCCGTACGGGGCGGCCTACCTGTATATCCGGACGGGCGCGGGCTGGCCGGCCGTGCGCGACTCGCTGCAGCGGCAGGAGCTACTGCTGGACCCAGGCACGTTTGAGTGGCTGGCCACGCAGCGCGACTACCCCACCAAGGTACGCCCCGGCCGCTACCGGCTGGCGCCTGGCCTTGGCAATGCCGAGCTGCTGGACATGCTGCTGGCCGGCCGCCAGGATACGGTGGCTTTCACGCTCGACGCCTTCAAGTACAAGCCCCAGCTCACGCGCCAGATCAGCCGGCAGCTGGAGGCCGACTCGCTGGAGCTGCGCCGGCTGCTGCAGGACAATGCTTACCTGCGCCGCCGCTACCAGCTCGACACCACCACCATCCTGACGCTGTTTCTGCCCGGCCCTTACCGCGCCTTCTGGAACACCTCGGCCCGCACGTTTCTGGATTCGGCCGCGGCCACGCACCGCCGCTTCTGGACCGCGCAGCGCCGCCAGCGGGCTGACTCACTGGAGCTGACGGTGCCGCAGGTGCACGTACTGGCCAGCATCGTGCAGCGCGAAACGGCCAAGAAAGAGGACAAGCCGGTTATCGCGGGCGTGTACCTCAACCGGCTGCGGCGCGGCATGCGCCTCCAAGCCGACCCTACGCTGCTGTGGGCCATCGGCAACTTTGGGGTGAAGCGGGTGCTCAACCGCGACAAGCTCGTGGATTCACCTTACAACACCTACCGCCACAAAGGTTTGCCACCCGGCCCCATCACGTCGGCCAACCGCCAGAGCCTTGATGCCGTGCTGCAGCCGGCGGCGCACCGCTACCTGTTTTTCTGCGCCCGCGCCGACCTGAGCGGCTTCTCGGACTTCGCCGAAACTTACGCCGACCACCGCCAGAATGCCCGCCGCTACCAGCACGCGCTGGACAGCCTCGGCGTGAAACGGTAA
- a CDS encoding OmpP1/FadL family transporter: MAHHYFLSGFLFLSLSATAGGFQSAPQSARLLGLGGAGTAYVRDIAVLYYNPGALGHLDSLTHVSVGGLGTARLSSFLGTDSRRLTRQELKPQPGGYFYAATRLNSKISVGLSVNQPFGYNTKWPSNWEGRSVVQEARFSSLYVQPTVGYQLSENFSVGAGVIYAYGDMRQQRALGQYDDPTAQALFTGSGSGYGANVGLYGRTADNLAFGISYRTPVTLKVRNGEATYTGIPERDAAQFPASTGFRTDLELPSTLSVGMADRMTKNLLVTFDFHLTSWSRYDSLNFELDNASRVTAGRRYEDAMAFRIGAEYTVTPALSVRGGVSYDETPVRDEYISPDLPDANLLGGSVGLSLALKSNLLLDLAYSYAQGGERRARVNPSRDVVSNIDGSYRTAVQTAAVGISYSFGGRATSPVK, from the coding sequence ATGGCGCATCATTACTTTCTTTCTGGTTTCCTGTTTCTTTCGCTTTCCGCCACCGCTGGCGGCTTCCAGTCGGCGCCGCAGAGTGCGCGCCTGCTGGGGCTGGGCGGGGCCGGCACAGCGTACGTGCGCGACATTGCCGTGCTCTACTACAACCCCGGGGCACTGGGCCACCTCGACTCGCTGACGCATGTGAGCGTGGGCGGCCTGGGCACGGCGCGGCTGTCCTCGTTTCTGGGCACCGATTCGCGGCGCCTGACCCGCCAGGAGCTGAAGCCGCAGCCGGGCGGCTACTTCTACGCCGCCACCCGCCTCAACAGCAAAATCAGCGTGGGTTTGAGTGTCAACCAGCCCTTCGGCTACAACACCAAGTGGCCCTCCAACTGGGAAGGCCGCAGCGTGGTGCAGGAAGCCCGCTTCAGCAGCCTCTACGTGCAGCCCACGGTGGGCTACCAGCTCAGTGAGAATTTCAGCGTGGGCGCCGGCGTCATCTATGCCTACGGCGACATGCGCCAGCAGCGCGCTCTGGGCCAGTACGACGACCCCACCGCGCAGGCCCTGTTCACGGGCAGCGGCAGCGGCTACGGCGCCAACGTGGGCCTGTACGGCCGCACTGCCGACAACCTGGCTTTCGGCATCAGCTATCGCACGCCCGTGACGCTGAAAGTGCGCAACGGCGAGGCCACCTACACCGGCATTCCGGAGCGCGACGCCGCGCAGTTTCCGGCCAGCACCGGCTTCCGCACTGATCTGGAGCTGCCCTCTACCCTATCGGTGGGCATGGCTGACCGCATGACCAAAAACCTGCTGGTGACGTTCGACTTTCACCTCACCAGCTGGAGCCGCTACGATTCGTTGAATTTCGAGCTCGACAATGCCTCCCGCGTGACGGCCGGCCGCCGCTACGAAGACGCCATGGCGTTCCGGATTGGGGCCGAGTACACCGTGACGCCCGCCCTGAGCGTGCGCGGCGGCGTGAGCTACGACGAAACGCCTGTGCGCGACGAGTACATCTCGCCCGACCTGCCCGACGCCAACCTGCTCGGCGGCTCGGTGGGCCTGAGTCTGGCGCTGAAGTCTAACCTGCTGCTGGACCTGGCCTACAGCTATGCCCAGGGCGGCGAGCGGCGCGCCCGCGTGAACCCATCGCGCGACGTGGTGAGCAACATCGACGGCTCGTACCGCACGGCGGTGCAGACGGCGGCGGTGGGCATCTCCTACTCGTTTGGAGGCCGCGCCACCAGCCCGGTTAAGTAG